In a single window of the Danio rerio strain Tuebingen ecotype United States chromosome 20, GRCz12tu, whole genome shotgun sequence genome:
- the slc30a1a gene encoding zinc transporter 1a isoform X2 yields the protein MCHSDSLDLQINGSAPYDELENGHDAASQLNMRGVFLHVLGDALGSVIVVINAIIFVFVWKPCEPGTICENPCSGQHCADHALNISSPLTNGTLIKAGPCWVLYLDPTLCIIMVCILLYTTYPLLKESALILLQTVPKQIDMHQLNARLRDLEGVLAVHELHIWQLAGSRIIATAHIKCHDPTSYMDVAKRIKDFFHDEGIHATTIQPEFVTVNSESRASLCELSCRTQCAPKLCCGAVDTAKPLEGSLESKKSCESKTPTLPSASVTSLEIISESVEDTSRPESVVIITREVESSL from the coding sequence ATGTGTCACAGTGACAGCCTGGATCTGCAGATTAATGGCAGTGCTCCATATGACGAGCTGGAGAACGGACACGATGCTGCCTCCCAGCTCAACATGCGGGGTGTTTTCCTGCATGTCCTGGGTGATGCCCTCGGCTCTGTTATCGTGGTGATCAACGCCATCATTTTTGTGTTCGTGTGGAAGCCCTGTGAACCTGGCACCATCTGCGAGAACCCTTGTTCGGGTCAACATTGCGCAGACCATGCACTTAACATCAGCAGTCCATTAACTAACGGCACTTTGATCAAAGCAGGACCGTGCTGGGTGCTTTATCTGGACCCCACACTCTGCATCATCATGGTCTGCATCCTTCTCTACACCACCTACCCCCTGCTAAAGGAGTCCGCTCTTATCCTGCTCCAAACCGTACCCAAGCAAATCGACATGCACCAGCTGAACGCTCGCCTGCGGGATCTGGAGGGCGTTCTGGCCGTGCACGAGCTGCACATCTGGCAGCTGGCGGGCAGTCGCATTATCGCAACAGCGCACATTAAATGCCACGACCCCACATCCTACATGGATGTAGCCAAGCGCATCAAGGACTTTTTCCATGATGAGGGCATCCACGCGACAACTATTCAACCGGAATTCGTAACGGTGAATTCAGAGTCCCGCGCTTCGCTCTGTGAGCTCTCCTGCCGAACGCAGTGTGCACCAAAGCTCTGTTGTGGGGCTGTTGATACCGCAAAACCTCTTGAAGGTTCTTTAGAGTCAAAGAAGTCATGCGAATCCAAAACCCCAACATTACCTAGCGCTTCTGTGACGTCTCTGGAAATCATCAGCGAGTCCGTGGAGGACACGAGCCGACCAGAATCTGTCGTGATCATCACTAGGGAGGTGGAGTCATCGCTGTGA